Proteins encoded in a region of the Pseudothermotoga elfii DSM 9442 = NBRC 107921 genome:
- a CDS encoding NAD(P)/FAD-dependent oxidoreductase has translation MKVVVIGGGVVGALIVRELSMYDLEITLIEKNLDIGWGVTKANSAILHAGYDDPIGSVRAKFCAKGNELYTQLAKELDFEIKRIGSYVIAFDEQELDTLKKLLRQGEVNGVPGLEIHEKEIILEKEPNLSKEIKYGLWAPTAGITEPWMIAIAAVENAVDNGAKLILGEKVVDFEKHYDRITKVITDKSSYEADVVINAAGLFADEIAELAGAEYVPLHPRRGEYILLDKKIGNMVSSVIFPTPTILSKGILVLPTIDGGLLLGPTAVDLASDMKDNLSTTSEGLKEIISFTKRFVPSLDFSQTVKTFSGLRPESPQKDFFINNSERVKNFINIMAMRSPGLTAAPAIAKHVVEEIIQERLKISLSARKDFNPIRKGIKSFSKLSPKEWQKHVEQNPLAGRLICYCNEVTEAEIVEAIKRGARTLDGVKFRTRAMFGRCQGGFCSIKIMKILERELNVDMSQIVQKSYNSWIVSGRVRE, from the coding sequence ATGAAAGTAGTAGTGATTGGTGGAGGAGTGGTAGGAGCTTTAATTGTAAGAGAGCTTTCTATGTATGATCTGGAAATAACTTTAATAGAAAAAAACCTTGATATAGGCTGGGGTGTTACAAAGGCTAATTCAGCTATATTGCACGCTGGTTATGATGATCCAATCGGTTCAGTAAGAGCAAAGTTCTGTGCAAAGGGAAATGAACTTTATACTCAGCTTGCAAAAGAGCTTGATTTCGAAATAAAACGTATAGGATCATATGTGATAGCTTTTGATGAACAAGAATTAGATACCCTAAAAAAATTACTCCGCCAAGGTGAAGTTAATGGGGTTCCGGGTTTGGAGATTCATGAAAAGGAAATTATCCTTGAAAAAGAACCAAATTTAAGTAAAGAAATAAAATACGGTTTGTGGGCACCGACGGCTGGCATAACTGAACCGTGGATGATCGCAATCGCAGCAGTAGAGAATGCAGTAGACAACGGGGCAAAACTGATTCTTGGTGAAAAAGTTGTTGATTTTGAAAAACACTATGACAGAATAACGAAGGTTATCACAGATAAATCATCTTATGAAGCAGATGTTGTTATAAATGCGGCAGGTCTTTTTGCTGACGAAATAGCTGAACTTGCAGGTGCAGAGTATGTGCCATTACACCCAAGGCGTGGAGAATACATACTTCTCGACAAAAAAATTGGCAATATGGTTTCTTCTGTAATTTTTCCAACACCAACCATTTTGTCTAAGGGTATTCTCGTTCTTCCAACGATAGATGGTGGTTTGCTTTTGGGCCCAACAGCGGTGGATTTGGCCAGTGACATGAAAGATAATTTATCGACAACCAGCGAGGGATTAAAGGAGATCATATCTTTCACGAAACGGTTTGTCCCATCGCTCGATTTTTCGCAAACTGTAAAAACTTTCTCCGGCTTACGTCCTGAAAGTCCTCAAAAAGACTTCTTTATTAACAACAGTGAACGGGTGAAAAATTTTATCAACATTATGGCAATGCGATCCCCGGGGTTAACTGCAGCTCCAGCAATAGCAAAACATGTTGTAGAAGAAATCATTCAGGAAAGGCTCAAAATTTCTCTATCAGCCAGGAAAGATTTCAATCCCATAAGGAAGGGAATAAAAAGTTTTTCAAAATTATCACCGAAAGAATGGCAAAAGCACGTTGAACAAAATCCATTGGCAGGTAGACTTATATGTTATTGCAACGAGGTTACGGAAGCTGAGATAGTTGAAGCGATAAAAAGAGGTGCGAGAACACTGGACGGTGTGAAGTTCAGAACGAGAGCGATGTTCGGCCGGTGCCAAGGGGGGTTTTGTTCTATAAAGATCATGAAAATTCTTGAAAGAGAATTGAATGTCGATATGTCACAAATTGTTCAGAAATCCTACAACAGCTGGATTGTTAGTGGGAGGGTCAGAGAATGA
- a CDS encoding NAD(P)/FAD-dependent oxidoreductase, with product MKTDVLVIGAGAAGMAAALSAAKMGASVVLVDRDEILGGILNQCIHNGFGLHYFKQELTGPEYAERFLSMINNNKIEVLTDCHVHKLSPDKRAILVSPKGIFELETKAIVYASGARERPFGALMIPGDRPSGIFTAGVAQKYVNIENRLIGKRALILGSGDIGMIMARRLTLEGIEVVAVVERLPYFGGLLRNVIQCLEDYNIPLLLSSTITEVRGKERLSEVVVAQVDENYKPIPGTEKIFKVDTLVLSVGLIPQVELLQGMVDFNKNSKGVLCSNIAQSTNEWIFAAGNCTIIYDLVDYVTMEGEKAGKYAALYAQGEKFDSGIPIEAGENVGVLFPNRYVGLEDLTLYVRSNKPIEKATITVGEFEKVFEDIVPSEMIRIVVPRKKIDSFQKLTVSLREE from the coding sequence ATGAAAACAGATGTGCTTGTTATAGGAGCAGGTGCTGCGGGCATGGCAGCCGCACTGAGTGCAGCTAAAATGGGAGCAAGTGTGGTTCTCGTAGATAGGGATGAAATTCTTGGCGGAATATTAAACCAGTGCATACACAATGGTTTTGGCCTTCACTATTTCAAGCAGGAATTAACAGGACCAGAGTACGCAGAACGATTTTTATCAATGATAAATAATAATAAAATCGAGGTTTTAACAGATTGTCATGTTCATAAATTATCGCCTGATAAGAGAGCTATACTGGTTTCTCCCAAAGGGATTTTTGAGCTTGAAACGAAAGCAATTGTCTATGCTTCAGGTGCAAGAGAAAGACCTTTTGGAGCACTCATGATACCAGGTGACAGGCCCTCAGGGATTTTTACAGCTGGGGTTGCTCAAAAATATGTGAATATAGAAAACAGGCTTATAGGAAAGAGAGCATTGATTCTCGGATCTGGAGATATTGGAATGATAATGGCACGCCGATTGACCCTTGAGGGAATAGAAGTTGTAGCAGTTGTTGAAAGATTGCCTTATTTTGGTGGTCTTTTGAGGAACGTAATTCAGTGTCTTGAAGATTATAATATTCCTTTATTATTATCAAGTACAATAACAGAAGTTAGGGGAAAAGAAAGACTCAGCGAAGTTGTTGTCGCGCAAGTGGATGAAAACTATAAACCCATTCCGGGAACGGAAAAAATATTCAAAGTTGACACACTTGTTTTGTCCGTGGGGCTTATTCCACAGGTTGAGTTACTTCAGGGCATGGTTGACTTCAACAAAAATTCAAAAGGTGTTTTATGCTCTAATATTGCCCAAAGCACAAATGAATGGATTTTCGCAGCAGGAAATTGCACGATTATTTATGATCTTGTAGATTACGTCACTATGGAAGGAGAAAAAGCGGGTAAATATGCCGCACTATATGCTCAAGGTGAGAAATTCGACTCGGGTATTCCTATCGAAGCTGGAGAAAATGTCGGTGTACTTTTTCCAAATCGGTATGTTGGTTTAGAAGATTTGACATTGTACGTTAGGAGCAATAAACCTATTGAAAAAGCCACAATAACTGTTGGCGAATTTGAAAAAGTTTTTGAAGATATTGTCCCAAGTGAAATGATAAGAATAGTTGTCCCAAGAAAGAAAATCGACTCTTTTCAAAAATTGACAGTTTCCTTAAGGGAGGAATAA
- a CDS encoding DUF1667 domain-containing protein produces the protein MNKIVCVQCPVGCKIKFEQQDGKIIKIDGNRCPRGIAYLHDELKEPRRIVPTSVKVINGVFPLVSVKTSKPVPKKYISELMNEIKKISVQAPVKSGDVILKNVFGTGADIIATRTVPQKQGSN, from the coding sequence ATGAACAAAATAGTATGTGTGCAATGCCCGGTTGGCTGTAAAATAAAATTTGAACAGCAAGACGGCAAGATAATCAAAATAGACGGTAACAGGTGCCCGCGTGGTATAGCTTATTTGCACGATGAACTCAAAGAACCCAGAAGAATTGTTCCAACAAGTGTGAAAGTGATTAATGGTGTTTTCCCGTTAGTTTCTGTGAAAACCTCTAAGCCTGTACCAAAAAAATACATATCAGAGCTGATGAATGAAATCAAAAAAATTAGTGTCCAAGCTCCTGTTAAATCGGGCGACGTTATTTTAAAAAATGTCTTCGGTACAGGTGCAGATATTATTGCAACAAGGACTGTTCCACAAAAACAGGGTTCAAATTGA
- a CDS encoding glycerol-3-phosphate responsive antiterminator: MKNYFEYPIVPALRDEQQIKKALSCKATSVFLLTGDIVDLQQIIQTFHNSSKFVFVHIDLVKGLGRDEAAVNFLKYQLKADGLITTKGNLVNMAKKIGLISIQRIFLLDSQSLITGIAQAKSHKPEYVEVLPGLIPDLLKQINDETSISVITGGLIKTVDQAKFALARGAIAVSTSEDSLWNISI, encoded by the coding sequence ATGAAAAATTATTTTGAGTATCCAATAGTCCCAGCTCTTAGAGACGAACAGCAAATTAAGAAGGCTCTATCCTGTAAAGCCACTTCTGTTTTCCTTCTGACAGGCGACATAGTTGATTTGCAGCAAATTATTCAGACTTTCCATAATTCGTCCAAATTCGTTTTTGTTCATATAGATTTGGTTAAAGGACTTGGTAGAGATGAAGCTGCGGTGAATTTTCTAAAATACCAGCTCAAAGCTGACGGCTTGATAACTACTAAAGGAAATCTTGTCAATATGGCAAAAAAGATTGGATTGATTTCTATACAGAGAATATTCCTCCTGGATTCTCAGTCTTTGATAACAGGTATTGCCCAAGCAAAATCACATAAGCCGGAGTATGTCGAGGTTCTCCCCGGATTAATACCAGATCTTTTAAAACAAATAAATGATGAAACATCGATATCTGTTATAACGGGCGGGCTTATCAAAACGGTAGATCAGGCAAAGTTTGCTCTCGCGAGAGGAGCGATAGCAGTATCGACAAGTGAAGATTCTCTATGGAATATATCAATTTGA
- the glpK gene encoding glycerol kinase GlpK — protein sequence MAEKYILALDQGTTSSRAIIFNQAGETVCMVNQEFPQLYPEPGWVEHDPVDIIESQISVAKKAIEIASINPDQIAAIGVTNQRETTIVWDKNTSKPVYNAIVWQCRRTASMCDQFKKLGYEDTIRKKTGLVLDAYFSATKLKWILDNVEGARQKAERGELLFGTVDSWLIWNLTGGKIHATDYSNASRTMLFNIHSLNWDEELLELFNIPEQMLPDVLPSSTVYGYTHKEIFGVEIPICGNAGDQQAALFGQICCEPGMVKNTYGTGCFILMNTGNKIVDSKHGLLTTIGWVLNDKSMCYALEGSVFSAGATVQWLRDGLKIVEKASDTEYLAKSVKDSAGVYFVPAFVGLGAPYWDMYARGTIIGITRGCTREHIVRAALESIAYQTRDVVEVMSEESGIKLHCLRVDGGASANDFLMQFQADILGVPVERPTVSETTALGAAYLAGLAVGYWKDHSEIKKQWRLDRRFEPQMDPETREELYKKWKNAVTRSLGWVEK from the coding sequence GTGGCTGAGAAGTATATTCTCGCACTTGATCAAGGAACAACAAGTTCGAGAGCGATAATTTTTAACCAGGCTGGTGAAACAGTGTGTATGGTAAATCAGGAATTTCCCCAGTTATATCCAGAGCCAGGATGGGTTGAGCATGATCCTGTAGATATAATTGAGTCGCAGATCAGTGTCGCAAAAAAAGCTATAGAGATAGCTTCAATCAACCCTGATCAGATAGCTGCCATTGGTGTTACGAATCAAAGAGAAACTACTATTGTTTGGGATAAAAATACATCAAAGCCTGTTTACAATGCAATAGTCTGGCAATGCAGAAGAACAGCAAGTATGTGCGACCAGTTCAAAAAGCTTGGCTATGAAGATACAATCAGGAAAAAGACCGGATTGGTTCTTGACGCTTACTTCTCAGCCACCAAGCTTAAATGGATTCTGGATAATGTTGAAGGTGCAAGGCAAAAAGCAGAAAGGGGAGAGTTGCTTTTTGGAACCGTTGATTCCTGGCTAATATGGAATTTAACTGGCGGGAAAATCCATGCAACTGATTATTCAAATGCCTCAAGGACAATGCTTTTCAATATTCATTCATTAAATTGGGATGAAGAATTGCTGGAATTGTTCAATATACCAGAGCAAATGTTACCCGATGTTCTACCATCAAGTACAGTTTATGGTTATACGCATAAGGAAATCTTTGGCGTAGAGATACCTATTTGTGGTAATGCAGGCGATCAGCAAGCGGCTCTTTTCGGTCAAATTTGCTGTGAGCCTGGCATGGTTAAAAATACATATGGCACCGGATGTTTCATATTGATGAATACAGGAAACAAGATTGTAGATTCAAAGCACGGTTTGCTCACAACTATTGGCTGGGTTTTAAATGACAAGAGCATGTGTTACGCTCTGGAAGGGAGCGTTTTTTCTGCAGGCGCCACGGTTCAGTGGCTCAGAGACGGACTAAAAATTGTAGAAAAAGCCTCAGACACAGAATATCTTGCCAAAAGTGTCAAAGATTCGGCTGGTGTATATTTCGTTCCAGCTTTTGTAGGCTTGGGTGCACCCTACTGGGATATGTATGCGAGGGGAACAATAATTGGAATTACCAGAGGTTGCACGAGAGAGCACATTGTCAGAGCGGCTCTTGAATCTATCGCATATCAAACAAGAGATGTTGTCGAAGTAATGTCTGAAGAATCTGGTATAAAACTGCATTGTTTAAGAGTTGATGGTGGCGCATCGGCGAACGATTTTTTAATGCAATTTCAAGCAGATATACTGGGAGTCCCTGTTGAGAGACCTACTGTAAGCGAAACAACGGCTCTGGGCGCGGCGTATCTTGCTGGTCTTGCGGTGGGGTACTGGAAAGATCACAGTGAAATTAAAAAACAATGGAGATTGGACCGAAGATTTGAACCACAGATGGACCCTGAAACACGAGAAGAATTATATAAAAAATGGAAAAATGCAGTGACTCGATCTCTTGGGTGGGTGGAAAAATGA
- a CDS encoding alpha/beta hydrolase family protein — protein sequence MKKAVGWLLLSLLIVFMGSLIAFLVQTNFTAVKVKEVKIASEDGKILSAFLFIPKGVSAENPAPAVLTMHGGINSKETQSGFNIEFARRGYVVLAMDMAGHGYSEQVKGGVANPARGADTGLLYLASLPFVDKNNIAVEGHSMGGLSVLSAAGKYPELVKTVILEGSSSETYGAPKVTAESGFNFAVVFSKYDEFSQLLWGVKIPSDIVKTEKLKTAFGVTEDVVVGKLYGSFENESARKLYIPNCTHPGDHLSKEAIGYAIEFLQNSITPPKFIDPNDQIWPWKEFGTLLGLIGGIMFMMSYGVCMLKTEYFSSLAGKPVVFQTKNTILDKIAWWIGFALITSIPAITFFKFQQPGGRSPAPTSFWPQSLTIGFARWATFNALIAICLFVVWHFIYHRKIGGNLSTYGLITDVQNKKFSLKQLWKAFAFAVCIVFATHIVLSMVQWAFKVDFRWWVIALKPMDFSRFLIFLRYLPPFAFFAFVNALVLNGQLKAKQFKSESVSTISWMISSALANCLGIAILVILQVGKLYTTQTLFFPTQSLLGIVAYQFVFLTALSGIISSFFYRRTGSIYVGAFINSLFITWYIVAGQAIEFAS from the coding sequence ATGAAAAAGGCGGTAGGTTGGCTTTTGTTGTCGCTGCTCATAGTCTTCATGGGTTCTCTGATCGCTTTCCTTGTTCAAACAAATTTCACGGCAGTTAAAGTTAAGGAAGTAAAAATTGCCAGCGAAGATGGAAAAATTCTAAGCGCATTCTTATTTATTCCTAAAGGAGTATCAGCTGAAAATCCGGCACCTGCTGTTTTGACAATGCATGGCGGTATCAACTCAAAAGAAACACAAAGTGGTTTTAATATTGAGTTTGCCCGGCGAGGTTATGTTGTCCTTGCTATGGACATGGCAGGACATGGATATTCTGAACAGGTAAAAGGTGGGGTAGCAAATCCAGCAAGAGGAGCAGATACAGGTCTTTTGTATCTTGCAAGTTTGCCATTTGTGGATAAAAATAATATAGCTGTAGAAGGTCATTCTATGGGAGGATTGTCTGTTTTAAGTGCAGCTGGAAAATATCCAGAACTTGTAAAAACAGTGATACTTGAGGGGTCATCTTCAGAAACTTATGGAGCTCCTAAGGTCACGGCAGAATCAGGATTTAATTTTGCTGTTGTATTCAGTAAATACGATGAATTCAGCCAGTTGTTGTGGGGGGTAAAAATACCTTCAGATATTGTAAAAACGGAAAAATTAAAAACCGCATTCGGGGTAACAGAAGATGTCGTTGTTGGGAAACTTTATGGATCTTTTGAGAACGAATCTGCACGGAAACTGTACATACCGAATTGTACTCATCCTGGTGACCACCTTTCGAAAGAAGCCATAGGGTATGCAATAGAATTTTTACAGAATTCTATAACACCACCAAAATTTATAGACCCGAATGATCAAATTTGGCCATGGAAAGAATTCGGCACATTACTTGGATTGATTGGTGGCATCATGTTCATGATGAGCTATGGAGTTTGTATGCTGAAAACAGAGTATTTCTCATCGCTTGCTGGTAAACCTGTTGTGTTTCAAACAAAAAATACTATTCTGGACAAAATAGCTTGGTGGATAGGTTTTGCGCTTATTACTTCTATTCCTGCCATAACTTTCTTCAAATTTCAACAACCTGGTGGAAGAAGTCCTGCACCAACATCGTTCTGGCCACAAAGTTTAACTATTGGCTTCGCCAGATGGGCAACATTCAATGCTCTAATTGCAATCTGTCTGTTTGTAGTATGGCATTTTATTTATCACAGAAAAATTGGTGGAAACCTGAGTACGTATGGTTTAATAACAGACGTTCAAAACAAAAAATTCAGCCTGAAACAACTGTGGAAAGCTTTTGCTTTTGCTGTTTGTATAGTTTTTGCTACACACATAGTACTGTCAATGGTCCAATGGGCATTCAAAGTTGATTTTCGTTGGTGGGTTATCGCTCTCAAACCAATGGATTTTTCAAGATTCTTAATATTCCTAAGATATCTCCCTCCATTTGCATTCTTTGCATTTGTCAATGCACTTGTTCTCAATGGGCAGTTAAAAGCGAAACAGTTCAAAAGCGAATCGGTTTCAACTATCAGCTGGATGATATCTTCAGCACTTGCTAATTGCCTTGGAATAGCTATACTCGTCATATTGCAAGTTGGAAAACTCTACACTACACAGACACTATTTTTCCCAACTCAATCATTGCTCGGTATAGTTGCCTATCAGTTTGTTTTTCTTACCGCTTTGTCAGGAATCATTTCATCATTTTTCTATAGAAGAACTGGTAGCATATATGTAGGAGCCTTTATTAACAGTTTGTTCATTACATGGTATATTGTGGCTGGCCAAGCAATAGAATTTGCTTCATAA
- a CDS encoding metal-dependent hydrolase, protein MKALYLGHAAVLLQTGERNILIDPFINENPSCPIKVQDLPKIHYILVTHGHGDHLGDTVEIAKRDSSTVITNFELSSLISRHGISTHPMHIGGRYTFEFGSVKLTPALHGSSISEGDTPVYAGNPCGFLIEIHDKKIYHAGDTGLTKDMELLRRENIDLAFLPIGGNFVMDLWDAVEAVKMIYPEIVVPIHYNTWEVIKSDPAIFQKEVEKLGLKCRALKPGESIEL, encoded by the coding sequence ATGAAAGCACTTTATTTGGGCCACGCTGCGGTTTTGTTACAGACGGGAGAAAGAAATATACTGATCGATCCTTTTATAAACGAAAATCCGTCGTGCCCGATCAAAGTCCAGGATTTACCAAAAATCCATTATATCCTTGTTACCCATGGACATGGAGATCATCTTGGAGATACTGTTGAAATTGCAAAAAGAGATAGCTCAACTGTTATAACAAATTTTGAATTGAGCAGCCTTATATCAAGACATGGAATTTCAACCCATCCAATGCATATTGGCGGAAGATACACCTTTGAATTTGGCTCAGTTAAATTAACACCTGCCCTTCATGGGTCAAGCATTTCCGAGGGAGATACCCCTGTTTATGCCGGTAATCCATGCGGCTTTCTGATAGAAATTCATGATAAAAAAATTTACCACGCTGGTGACACAGGGCTAACGAAAGATATGGAACTACTCAGGCGCGAGAATATTGATCTGGCATTTCTGCCAATCGGAGGCAATTTTGTTATGGATCTTTGGGATGCTGTCGAGGCAGTCAAGATGATCTATCCAGAAATTGTTGTTCCAATACACTACAACACATGGGAAGTAATAAAATCTGATCCAGCTATATTCCAGAAAGAGGTAGAAAAATTAGGATTGAAATGCCGTGCCCTAAAACCTGGAGAATCAATTGAATTGTGA
- a CDS encoding protease complex subunit PrcB family protein: MRILSSIFLLIGVLAMSNFIYYVPVNFTFPDEFYERVGSRTANFQYIVLSKSNCFAIILKGWLFQPAEVVQPKSFIVEVTTEDGFYQIKIPPVRKGIYLNLPEHLFVLPENTKKVSVNSIEIPLFSLEYSVEETRGRDTPGIEILNSSFEPSSVFDYGEQIFVKVSAGRKNTGGYRVSVDSLNIEGRTIKISAHVESPSPNTPVIQVITYPAALIKIDGPLDAGEYKVICTLSDSQNVQFEVEFTVE, encoded by the coding sequence ATGCGTATTTTATCTTCTATTTTTTTACTTATAGGAGTGCTGGCAATGTCAAATTTTATATATTATGTACCGGTGAATTTCACCTTCCCTGATGAATTTTATGAACGTGTAGGATCAAGAACTGCCAATTTTCAGTATATAGTTCTTTCGAAATCTAACTGTTTTGCCATAATTCTTAAAGGATGGCTTTTTCAGCCTGCTGAAGTTGTTCAACCAAAATCTTTTATTGTTGAAGTCACAACAGAAGATGGTTTTTACCAGATAAAAATTCCTCCCGTGAGAAAAGGAATTTATTTAAATCTGCCGGAACACCTTTTTGTTCTACCAGAAAATACAAAAAAGGTGAGTGTAAACAGCATAGAAATACCTCTTTTTTCTCTCGAATATTCTGTTGAAGAAACAAGAGGGCGGGATACTCCCGGTATCGAAATTCTTAACAGCTCATTTGAACCATCCTCGGTTTTTGACTATGGTGAACAGATTTTTGTGAAAGTGAGCGCTGGCAGAAAAAATACAGGAGGATATAGAGTGAGTGTAGATTCGCTAAATATTGAGGGTAGAACAATCAAAATTTCTGCGCATGTTGAATCCCCTTCGCCCAATACTCCAGTCATTCAGGTTATTACATATCCTGCTGCTCTTATAAAGATTGATGGACCGCTTGATGCTGGAGAATACAAGGTGATTTGTACACTTTCGGATAGTCAAAATGTGCAATTTGAGGTAGAATTTACAGTAGAATGA
- the galT gene encoding galactose-1-phosphate uridylyltransferase, translating to MFELRYNPLTDEWIIVSAETQKRPVQPSQKSCPICVGGIELPEDYDLVAFENRFPSLKKNPPEIEQDGFFKKDRSFGICEVVVYTKDHNTALPGMPVQQIEKLVNMWIDRTVELSKYEFIKYVFIFENRGKEVGASLPHPHGQIYGFPFLPKRIQVKLDSFRKYYKANKKCPICQIVDVELQRKERLVYETDNFVALVPFYARFPFEIHIYPKKHVGALYELSLEEQRDFALTLKVVTAKYDNLFDQEFPYMMMFFQKPFNMNDDGLFHFHVEFNPPKRDKDKIKWMASVETGTWTFINPVVPEEAAKMLRNTEVEGIE from the coding sequence GTGTTTGAATTAAGGTATAATCCTTTAACTGATGAATGGATAATAGTTTCTGCAGAAACACAAAAAAGGCCTGTACAGCCATCGCAAAAAAGCTGTCCTATTTGTGTTGGTGGCATAGAGCTTCCTGAGGATTACGATTTGGTGGCATTTGAGAATAGGTTTCCTTCATTGAAGAAAAATCCACCGGAGATCGAACAGGATGGCTTTTTCAAAAAAGACAGATCCTTTGGTATTTGCGAAGTAGTTGTATACACAAAAGATCACAACACCGCATTGCCTGGAATGCCAGTACAGCAAATAGAAAAACTCGTCAATATGTGGATTGACAGAACTGTTGAGTTATCAAAATATGAGTTCATCAAATATGTTTTTATTTTTGAAAATCGGGGAAAAGAGGTAGGAGCCAGTCTTCCTCATCCACATGGACAAATTTATGGATTTCCATTTCTCCCAAAAAGAATACAGGTCAAACTTGACTCTTTCAGAAAATACTATAAGGCCAATAAAAAATGTCCTATCTGCCAAATTGTAGATGTTGAATTACAGCGCAAAGAAAGGCTGGTTTATGAAACAGATAATTTTGTTGCCTTAGTCCCGTTTTATGCAAGGTTTCCCTTTGAAATTCATATTTATCCTAAAAAACATGTGGGCGCTCTGTATGAATTATCCTTGGAAGAACAAAGAGATTTTGCCCTGACGCTCAAGGTTGTAACCGCTAAATATGATAACCTTTTCGACCAGGAATTTCCTTATATGATGATGTTTTTTCAAAAGCCATTTAACATGAATGACGATGGTCTGTTTCATTTTCATGTTGAATTTAATCCACCAAAAAGAGATAAAGACAAAATTAAGTGGATGGCAAGTGTTGAGACAGGTACCTGGACGTTTATAAACCCTGTGGTACCTGAAGAAGCAGCAAAAATGCTAAGAAATACTGAGGTGGAGGGAATTGAATGA
- a CDS encoding galactokinase, whose translation MTKFRSPGRVNIIGEHTDYNNGFVLPFAIDKYIEVDVSSSNEFVFVSHTMNETVGLKKYEKLGKWTDYLMGVIWAIEKSGCEVKPVRIDVSSTLPLGAGLSSSAALETAVAYGLNSVMNLNLSKKQIVDVCVRAEREFVGVQCGIMDQFTVVFGKKDHAIFLDTFNLSYEYVPLNLGEYEFALIDSNTKHELSSSEYNKRREECERILKALHKNSFREITYEDLNQLEPALRKRARHVLDENKRVNMAVRALKKSEMFLLGNLLYESHVSLRDLYEVSCEEIDFIVGFLRGRLGILGARIVGGGFGGSVLVFGRKGCIEEAYHELRDRYYKMFGITPELIHIKSDCGVHAVV comes from the coding sequence ATGACAAAATTCAGATCGCCTGGCAGGGTAAATATAATAGGAGAGCACACAGATTACAATAATGGGTTTGTTTTGCCTTTCGCTATTGATAAGTACATTGAGGTTGATGTAAGTTCATCAAATGAGTTCGTTTTTGTTTCACATACTATGAATGAAACTGTTGGGCTGAAGAAATATGAAAAACTCGGCAAATGGACTGACTACCTGATGGGAGTTATCTGGGCAATTGAAAAATCTGGTTGTGAAGTCAAACCGGTAAGAATTGATGTGTCATCGACTCTTCCCTTAGGAGCTGGTTTGTCGAGTTCTGCAGCTCTGGAAACAGCTGTTGCTTACGGACTGAATTCAGTTATGAATCTAAACCTCAGCAAAAAGCAGATTGTCGATGTGTGTGTCCGTGCAGAACGTGAGTTTGTTGGAGTACAGTGCGGAATCATGGACCAATTTACGGTTGTATTTGGAAAAAAAGATCATGCCATCTTCCTGGATACATTTAATTTAAGCTACGAATATGTGCCACTGAACCTCGGAGAATATGAATTTGCTTTGATCGATTCAAATACCAAACATGAACTTTCGTCTTCTGAGTACAACAAAAGACGTGAAGAGTGTGAAAGAATACTAAAAGCGCTGCATAAAAATTCTTTCAGGGAGATTACTTACGAAGATCTCAATCAGTTAGAGCCTGCTTTGAGAAAGCGAGCAAGGCATGTTCTTGACGAAAATAAGCGTGTAAATATGGCTGTGAGGGCGCTGAAAAAATCTGAAATGTTTTTACTTGGTAATCTTTTATATGAATCTCATGTTAGTTTGCGAGATCTTTATGAAGTTTCCTGTGAAGAAATAGATTTTATCGTTGGGTTCCTTAGAGGAAGACTTGGAATACTTGGGGCACGCATAGTTGGAGGAGGATTCGGGGGAAGTGTACTTGTTTTTGGAAGAAAAGGCTGTATAGAAGAAGCTTATCACGAGTTGAGGGACAGATATTACAAAATGTTTGGAATAACGCCGGAGTTGATCCATATAAAAAGCGATTGCGGTGTACATGCGGTGGTGTAA